In Hermetia illucens chromosome 1, iHerIll2.2.curated.20191125, whole genome shotgun sequence, one genomic interval encodes:
- the LOC119659621 gene encoding uncharacterized protein LOC119659621, with translation MESSIIRSALMGIFSAIILGSFTILLLLVLLRWCLCNLCGNTIVRRSTVYDSRHPALRIGIYDSHGLAAIIDPRSTNLEYNMEDKSGLPTYEEAMRNMNKAVKEEKPTEIVIDPLKL, from the exons ATGGAGTCGTCAATTATACGAAGCGCACTGATGGGTATATTTTCTGCAATCATTTTGGGGTCCTTTACCATTCTTTTGTTGCTG GTTCTTCTGAGATGGTGTCTGTGCAATCTATGCGGAAACACGATTGTCCGAAGAAGCACAGTCTATG ATAGCCGCCATCCTGCTCTGAGGATTGGAATCTACGATAGCCATGGTCTCGCTGCAATTATTGATCCAAGATCTACGAATTTAGAATACAATATGGAAGATAAGA gTGGCCTTCCAACATATGAGGAGGCAATGCGGAATATGAACAAGGCCGTAAAGGAAGAAAAGCCGACAGAAATTGTCATTGATCCTCTGAAACTTTAA